The Desulfosporosinus acidiphilus SJ4 genome has a window encoding:
- a CDS encoding ABC transporter ATP-binding protein — protein sequence MDIYKRYIKKYRLLFLTAVSCVFFEALCDLMQPTIMARIIDDGVKNGQVATVIRFGLLMLGITAAGACFAGTRSVLASKVSQSFGADLRYDVFAKIIGFSEISSDKIESGSLITRMTNDISQVTQFINGMMRIFFKAPITCLGSMILAVMLSRQMSIILFLVVIIVAVFIVISMKLSYVRFAKVQYAIDKVNSVVQEYLMGVRLVKAFGRYGDEEEKFDGANSDLADKTVSSQIVIAYFSPLMSLTINLGIVLILFIGSILFRQSNIEVGKIAAFINYMTQILASLIMITNIFNVFVRTKASTERINEVLSSEEDFKGSQQELSYASGDLEFKNVTFAYPNGSGLPTLRNLSFKIHSGETLAVIGPTGSGKSTLAWLSLHFYDVLEGAIYFNGLDVKTLDSNILRENIALAPQKSMLFSGTVFENIAWGNPQASQEEIVKAAQAAQADGFIRNMPAQYDSNLGQGGVNLSGGQKQRISIARALVKNAPVLILDDCTSALDAVTEAKVRQAIKQFDTHKTVIMITQRIGTAMFADKILVLDNGVNVGFGSHQELLQSCITYQGIFDSQIGGDLKGIAYG from the coding sequence ATGGATATCTATAAACGCTATATAAAAAAGTATCGCTTATTATTTTTAACGGCAGTGAGCTGTGTGTTTTTTGAAGCTCTGTGTGATTTAATGCAGCCCACGATTATGGCGCGCATTATCGACGATGGTGTAAAAAACGGGCAAGTGGCGACAGTAATTAGGTTTGGGCTGCTGATGTTGGGGATTACTGCCGCCGGGGCCTGCTTCGCAGGTACTCGGAGTGTTTTGGCAAGCAAGGTATCCCAAAGTTTTGGGGCTGATTTACGCTACGATGTCTTTGCTAAAATCATAGGTTTTTCTGAGATAAGTTCGGATAAAATTGAAAGCGGCTCCCTGATAACCCGGATGACCAATGATATTTCGCAGGTGACCCAGTTTATCAACGGAATGATGAGGATTTTTTTCAAAGCCCCCATCACTTGTTTAGGGAGTATGATTCTGGCGGTTATGTTGAGCCGCCAGATGAGCATAATCCTCTTTCTTGTGGTGATTATCGTTGCAGTGTTCATTGTCATTAGTATGAAACTAAGCTACGTGCGTTTTGCGAAAGTTCAATATGCCATCGATAAAGTAAACTCCGTTGTTCAGGAATACCTGATGGGTGTACGCCTGGTCAAGGCCTTCGGACGGTATGGGGATGAGGAAGAAAAGTTTGATGGCGCTAATTCCGATCTGGCTGATAAAACGGTGTCATCACAAATTGTTATTGCATATTTTTCTCCCCTGATGTCACTGACTATTAATTTGGGAATTGTATTAATTCTTTTCATCGGAAGTATTCTCTTCCGCCAGAGCAATATCGAAGTGGGAAAAATAGCCGCTTTTATCAACTACATGACTCAGATTCTAGCGTCTTTGATTATGATCACGAATATTTTCAATGTATTTGTCAGGACAAAGGCATCCACCGAAAGAATCAACGAAGTATTAAGCAGCGAAGAGGACTTCAAAGGCTCCCAACAAGAGTTAAGCTATGCGTCGGGAGACCTTGAATTTAAAAACGTAACCTTTGCCTATCCTAACGGCAGCGGCTTGCCGACCCTACGAAATCTCTCCTTCAAGATTCATTCAGGAGAAACCTTAGCCGTCATCGGACCTACCGGTTCGGGAAAATCGACCCTGGCCTGGCTTAGTCTTCACTTTTACGATGTCTTAGAAGGTGCGATTTATTTTAACGGTCTGGATGTTAAGACTCTTGACAGTAATATCTTACGGGAAAATATTGCTTTAGCCCCGCAAAAGAGTATGTTGTTTTCTGGGACTGTATTTGAAAATATTGCCTGGGGAAATCCCCAGGCTTCTCAAGAAGAAATCGTAAAAGCAGCCCAAGCAGCTCAGGCCGATGGATTCATTCGGAATATGCCGGCTCAATATGACAGTAATTTAGGTCAGGGTGGGGTTAACCTTTCTGGCGGTCAGAAGCAGCGTATTTCTATCGCTAGAGCTCTGGTGAAAAATGCGCCGGTTTTAATTTTAGATGATTGTACCAGTGCGTTGGATGCGGTAACTGAAGCGAAAGTGCGGCAGGCGATTAAACAGTTCGATACTCATAAAACAGTGATTATGATCACTCAAAGGATAGGAACCGCAATGTTTGCCGATAAAATCCTTGTGCTTGACAATGGAGTTAATGTTGGATTTGGAAGTCACCAGGAATTGCTCCAATCCTGTATAACGTATCAAGGGATTTTTGACTCACAAATCGGCGGCGACTTGAAAGGGATTGCTTATGGCTAA